In Gossypium arboreum isolate Shixiya-1 chromosome 3, ASM2569848v2, whole genome shotgun sequence, the sequence TCCACCTCACGATTACAAATTAAAGAATGTTTAAAAGAATGCATTCCACATAAGCATATAAAATCTGGCTTGGTTTGGTTGCTTCTTTTGTTTGACCATTGGAGCCCATAGTTCATACCCTTTTCAAAACATGGTTGCTTTATGGAAACCTCACTTTATCACCCTTTTCATTACATATAGAAGCTCATTAGATTTTAAAGATCCCTTCACTGACAGAGGAAAATAAAAGGGAAAGAACCTGAAGATTTACCTATAATTCTTGGCCTTGAATGGATTAActgtgaaaaaggaaaagagagggcAAAAGCGATTGTATGGATAAATCCGGGAGCATGAGAAGTACATAataaatttggaaaattttgagCTATTTACATATCCATCACTTACAATCTTTTTACTTATAAATGATTACCAGTGCTAAGTACAGAGAACTACAAAGTGcaaagcaaataaatcattactTACCAATCGGTTATCATCAAAAGTTTTgtgaaaataatatgaaataccAACATTTATGATTTCTTAAACAAAGAAATCCAACTTAAGATAATACCCACCAACTTTGGAGAGAGCTACTACTTTGAGATCTTTAAAGTGTCCattattaaaaaaagaaagatgctgttGAGCATCCCAGTTGAGCTCACCTGGTCATGGATGACATTATTGTTATCCTATCTTTTAGTATACAATTTGTGATGGTTGATGTGAATCTTTCCTTGCTTCTCTTTCTTTTTATCTTAGTAGTAAAGGAGTGGCAGACATCAGAAAGTTTCAATGCCACATCATTTTAGAGTCAGTGAAAGAGAATAAAGTTATTTTAAAAGGTTGTCTCAACTATACAGGgtattgttttatatttttgaacTGCACTGCCGCTTCGTATAGACTATGGTTGCCTCCTTTTATAGTTATGATCTTTCCTACGGGTGTTTTTTATCTACCTGTGTTTGATATGTGTTTGTTTTATCTACAGATTTGGGATATGTATATAGAGAAATTATCCTAAAAGGTATCGGGCACATTTGTATCGGATATTCATATTAGAGTTTGGACTACTGAACATATTCGAGGACTTCATCAAGAAGGATTTTGAACCTTTACACGACATCCTTTTTCTTAAAAGAGACCAAATCTTCTTataatcttttttcttttaaattctaACTTTTGAAAGTAATGAGCTATTGGTGACTCATGCAGCCAAAAAGTTGGATTCAACTTCCACATCAATATGCCCTTTAAATACATACCATTTGCCAAAAAACAAGATTCATCAGTACCTGAAGAAACATTCAACAGCTTGTTGGCATTGTATTCCATTtctttcaacaaaaaaaaaaaaaatgaagaatcaGCTACTTGAACAAGTTATTGGAGTtccaatcaaagcaacaacatatGGAGTTGAGAGAAGAACATCAAGGCAATACTTACCTGATGCTGCTGGCCAATACCACATTTCATCACAAGGGTCTACAAAAAGTAGGTCTCCCTTTCAATCTTTAGTAATGGTGGATATGGGAATTTCATGGTAATAAAAGATGTTTCTTTTTCTAATGGGAAACTGTTTGTAATTGCAGGCAAAGGAAACTTTGTACTTAAAAGGATGAACTTACTAGGGAAGAAAGCTGATACATTCGCCCATGGCGTCCGAGAGCATGGTATGAAACACTCTATCAGATATATTAATGTCTCTTAAGATTAAAGTGCAATGAAAGCTAAAGTTTACTTTTTTTGAAACTGCAGTTAGATTGGGGCCAAAGATTAGTGAAACAGTGAAGGGAAAGTTGAGTTTAGGGGCAAGGATTCTTCAAGTAGGAGGGTTGGAGAAGATTTTCAAGCAATTGTTTAGTTTCAGCGAAGGAGAGAAGCTGTTAAAGGCTTCCCAATGTTATTTATCAACATCAGCAGGCCCTATTGCAGGCCTACTTTTCATTTCGTCTGAGAAGGTTGCCTTTTGCAGTGAGAGATCAATCAAAGTCCCTTGTGCAAATGGGGAATATCTGAGAGTCCATTACAAGGTTGTGGTTCCAGTTGAGAAAATAAAGGGAGTGAGCCAGAGTGAAAACATGAAGAAACCATCGCAGAAGTACATGGAAATTGTGACAGTGGATGGTTTCGATATCTGGTTCATGGGGTTCTTGAATTATCATAAAGCTTTCAAATGTCTACGGCAGACAATCTCACAGGGACTGGATGATGTAGACACTTTCTAGATGGCTTGaacaaatgtttcatgagatttTTTGTTGATAAAATGTGGAGGAGTAACAGTAAACCACTGTAACAAATGTAAAAAAGGTTGTTCTAGATTGAATATATGAT encodes:
- the LOC108475576 gene encoding GEM-like protein 4, with the protein product MKNQLLEQVIGVPIKATTYGVERRTSRQYLPDAAGQYHISSQGSTKSKGNFVLKRMNLLGKKADTFAHGVREHVRLGPKISETVKGKLSLGARILQVGGLEKIFKQLFSFSEGEKLLKASQCYLSTSAGPIAGLLFISSEKVAFCSERSIKVPCANGEYLRVHYKVVVPVEKIKGVSQSENMKKPSQKYMEIVTVDGFDIWFMGFLNYHKAFKCLRQTISQGLDDVDTF